One window from the genome of Pungitius pungitius chromosome 14, fPunPun2.1, whole genome shotgun sequence encodes:
- the LOC119227457 gene encoding KATNB1-like protein 1 isoform X1, producing MLYPRRNGKQDIMDSNSEDEEYQNLEPDSQQDAATYRVTFPRGRNTKVMDCGTNKQPNMKRHPVSRSGNNAGKVKRVVSCKRKTHHLTVTRRKQPGIGKMHDAANKENEMECVRDADLWEFPPEVHNNPETGETGSEPADHSSLTELTRDHSTMTGVLFGRNLRLKVSQTLWRRSVGELLTYFLRIQDIAVFVDFLPFIIKSIDEASPSVTIGCCVDLFPLVRKVLANPYEEYLIVGLKWIHSVVKNWWGDLKTSGYGGSTELPLDKNFQAFNQQLAELWHQEPLLKSVPGPAGDMAKVVDSFLSQLS from the exons ATATAATGGACTCCAACAGTGAGGATGAAGAGTACCAAAATCTTGAACCCGACTCACAACAGGACGCAGCTACGTACAGAGTGACCTTTCCTCGTGGGAGAAACACAAAAGTT ATGGACTGCGGTACAAATAAGCAGCCCAACATGAAGCG GCATCCAGTGAGTCGCTCTGGGAACAACGCGGGTAAAGTGAAGCGGGTGGTGTCCTGCAAGAGGAAGACCCATCACCTGACAGTGACTCGGAGGAAGCAGCCCGGGATCGGGAAAATGCATGACGCTGCGAATAAGGAGAATGAGATGGAGTGCGTGCGGGACGCGGACCTCTGGGAGTTCCCGCCGGAAGTCCATAACAACCCGGAGACTGGGGAAACTGGGTCTGAACCAGCGGACCACAGTTCCCTCACCGAG CTCACAAGGGATCACAGCACAATGACCGGTGTGCTCTTTGGAAGAAATCTGAGGCTGAAAGTATCTCAAACGTTGTGGCGGAGAAGTGTCGGAGAGCTGCTGACGTACTTTCTGAG GATACAGGACattgctgtgtttgttgattTCCTCCCGTTCATCATCAAAAG CATCGATGAGGCCTCTCCCAGCGTCACCATTGGCTGTTGTGTTGACCTCTTTCCTTTAGTTAGGAAGGTTCTCGCCAATCCATACGAAGA GTATCTAATAGTTGGGTTAAAGTGGATTCATTCGGTTGTGAAGAACTGGTGGGGGGACCTAAAAACCAGCGGCTATGGCGGATCAACTGAACTTCCGCTGGATAA AAATTTCCAGGCCTTTAATCAGCAGTTGGCGGAGCTCTGGCACCAGGAACCTTTGCTAAAATCTGTTCCCGGACCTGCTGGAGACATGGCAAAG GTCGTTGACTCCTTCCTGTCTCAACTAagctga
- the LOC119227457 gene encoding KATNB1-like protein 1 isoform X2, whose translation MLYPRRNGKQDIMDSNSEDEEYQNLEPDSQQDAATYRVTFPRGRNTKMDCGTNKQPNMKRHPVSRSGNNAGKVKRVVSCKRKTHHLTVTRRKQPGIGKMHDAANKENEMECVRDADLWEFPPEVHNNPETGETGSEPADHSSLTELTRDHSTMTGVLFGRNLRLKVSQTLWRRSVGELLTYFLRIQDIAVFVDFLPFIIKSIDEASPSVTIGCCVDLFPLVRKVLANPYEEYLIVGLKWIHSVVKNWWGDLKTSGYGGSTELPLDKNFQAFNQQLAELWHQEPLLKSVPGPAGDMAKVVDSFLSQLS comes from the exons ATATAATGGACTCCAACAGTGAGGATGAAGAGTACCAAAATCTTGAACCCGACTCACAACAGGACGCAGCTACGTACAGAGTGACCTTTCCTCGTGGGAGAAACACAAAA ATGGACTGCGGTACAAATAAGCAGCCCAACATGAAGCG GCATCCAGTGAGTCGCTCTGGGAACAACGCGGGTAAAGTGAAGCGGGTGGTGTCCTGCAAGAGGAAGACCCATCACCTGACAGTGACTCGGAGGAAGCAGCCCGGGATCGGGAAAATGCATGACGCTGCGAATAAGGAGAATGAGATGGAGTGCGTGCGGGACGCGGACCTCTGGGAGTTCCCGCCGGAAGTCCATAACAACCCGGAGACTGGGGAAACTGGGTCTGAACCAGCGGACCACAGTTCCCTCACCGAG CTCACAAGGGATCACAGCACAATGACCGGTGTGCTCTTTGGAAGAAATCTGAGGCTGAAAGTATCTCAAACGTTGTGGCGGAGAAGTGTCGGAGAGCTGCTGACGTACTTTCTGAG GATACAGGACattgctgtgtttgttgattTCCTCCCGTTCATCATCAAAAG CATCGATGAGGCCTCTCCCAGCGTCACCATTGGCTGTTGTGTTGACCTCTTTCCTTTAGTTAGGAAGGTTCTCGCCAATCCATACGAAGA GTATCTAATAGTTGGGTTAAAGTGGATTCATTCGGTTGTGAAGAACTGGTGGGGGGACCTAAAAACCAGCGGCTATGGCGGATCAACTGAACTTCCGCTGGATAA AAATTTCCAGGCCTTTAATCAGCAGTTGGCGGAGCTCTGGCACCAGGAACCTTTGCTAAAATCTGTTCCCGGACCTGCTGGAGACATGGCAAAG GTCGTTGACTCCTTCCTGTCTCAACTAagctga
- the zgc:194887 gene encoding fibrinogen-like protein 1-like protein, protein MKKKTLPFSELSAADRFAFDPLRGHHREDYASPHCCFIPLTGLSVSPHVDQALLETRWRMEGGMRRLLLLLLLLLLSVTGVHGELLRAENLVLLPPDAHDLVLNRGTRVLPRDCHEMLMTSSGQAPDGVYLIKPGDSPIVAYCAMREGGWTVVQHITVNSSVNFDRTWAEYKDGFGAVTGDHWLGNNYLHQLTSGPGRFKLGVKLVDRDAVTKRGEYDPFLVEDEPSAYRLRLGLFQGSAVDALTLDTENYLHDNQRFTTKDRDNDNYFQNCAKLEFQGVAGGGWWYDACAGANLNRRNVIYWQKDCNKERLCKYAWMMVKPTDTVKLIRSETCGKDEL, encoded by the exons atgaaaaaaaaaaccctgccaTTCAGTGAACTGTCAGCAGCAGACCGTTTTGCATTCGACCCCCTTAGAGGCCACCACAGAGAGGACTACGCATCTCCACACTGCTGTTTCATCCCGCTCACTGGGCTCAGTGTTTCCCCCCACGTCGACCAAGCGCTGTTGGAGACACGGTGGAGGATGGAGGGCGGGATgcgccggctgctgctgctgctgctgctgctgctgctcagcgtGACCGGCGTCCACGGGGAGCTTCTCCGGGCTGAGAACCTGGTCCTCCTTCCCCCGGATGCACACGACTTGGTCCTGAACCGCGGGACGAGAG TGCTGCCCAGAGACTGCCATGAAATGCTGATGACGTCTTCGGGCCAGGCCCCGGACGGTGTGTACCTGATCAAACCCGGGGACTCCCCCATCGTGGCCTACTGTGCAATGCGGGAGGGAGGCTGGACCGTGGTGCAGCATATCACCGTCAACAGCAGCGTGAACTTTGATCGTACCTGGGCCGAATACAAGGACGGCTTCGGGGCCGTGACCGGCGATCACTGGCTCGGCAACAACTACCTCCACCAGCTGACCAGCGGCCCCGGGCGCTTCAAGCTGGGGGTGAAGCTGGTGGACCGGGACGCCGTCACCAAGAGGGGGGAGTACGACCCGTTCCTGGTGGAGGACGAACCGTCGGCCTACAGGCTGAGGCTGGGCTTGTTCCAGGGCTCCGCCGTGGATGCCCTCACCCTGGACACGGAGAACTACCTGCACGACAACCAGAGGTTCACCACCAAAGACAGAGACAACGACAACTACTTCCAGAATTGCGCTAAGCTGGAGTTTcagggggtggcggggggaggCTGGTGGTACGACGCCTGCGCCGGCGCCAACCTCAACCGCAGGAACGTCATCTACTGGCAGAAGGACTGCAACAAGGAGCGGCTGTGCAAGTACGCGTGGATGATGGTGAAGCCCACGGACACCGTGAAGCTGATTCGAAGCGAAACCTGCGGGAAGGATGAGCTGTGA
- the chrm5a gene encoding muscarinic acetylcholine receptor M5a, with the protein MEGDGVLNSTVNTTTMDVHPVPHSLWEVISIATVSAVVSLITVVGNVLVMLSFKVNSQLKTVNNYYLLSLAAADLIIGVFSMNLYTSYILMGYWALGNLACDLWLAVDYVASNASVMNLLVISFDRYFSITRPLTYRAKRTPRRAGIMIGLAWMVSLILWAPPILCWQYFVGKRTVPERQCQIQFFSEPVITFGTAIAAFYIPVSIMTILYCRIYKETEKRTKDLAELQGINFPTDPGVAQPQKTIVRSCFSCKLRSISHDRNQASWSSSSRSNAAKSAATTNDEWSKAGQLTTFNSYASSEDEDRPVSPGSFQPSFRNQACETIKGGAGSESEQLSSYEEDSFFQTQKSGKCVSYKFKPAAAKDAAAGHRGKNGDAKGASSAFSSAESMSVPSTSSTSKPADATLKSQITKRKRMVLIKERKAAQTLSAILLAFILTWTPYNIMVLISTFCSDCIPLSLWHLGYWLCYVNSTVNPMCYALCNKTFQKTFRMLLLCQWKKKRIEEKLHWYGQNPVVSSKLT; encoded by the coding sequence ATGGAGGGAGACGGTGTCCTGAACTCCACTGTAAATACCACCACCATGGATGTCCACCCGGTCCCCCACAGCCTGTGGGAGGTGATCTCCATCGCGACCGTGTCGGCCGTAGTCAGCCTCATCACCGTCGTGGGGAACGTGCTGGTGATGCTCTCCTTCAAGGTCAACAGTCAGCTAAAGACAGTGAACAATTACTACCTGCTGAGCCTGGCAGCCGCCGACCTCATCATAGGCGTCTTCTCCATGAATCTGTACACCTCGTACATACTGATGGGCTACTGGGCCCTGGGGAACCTCGCCTGTGACCTGTGGTTGGCGGTGGACTACGTGGCCAGTAACGCCTCGGTCATGAACCTGCTGGTGATCAGTTTCGACCGGTACTTTTCCATCACCAGGCCTCTGACCTACAGGGCCAAGCGGACCCCAAGGCGAGCCGGGATCATGATAGGCTTGGCCTGGATGGTGTCGCTTATTCTGTGGGCCCCGCCCATTCTCTGCTGGCAATACTTTGTGGGGAAGCGGACCGTCCCCGAGAGGCAATGCCAGATCCAGTTTTTCTCTGAACCCGTGATAACCTTCGGGACGGCTATCGCCGCCTTTTATATCCCCGTATCGATCATGACGATCCTGTATTGTCGAATCTACAAGGAGACGGAGAAGAGAACCAAAGATCTGGCGGAGCTGCAGGGGATTAACTTCCCCACCGACCCCGGGGTCGCCCAGCCTCAGAAGACCATTGTCAGATCATGCTTCAGCTGTAAATTGAGGTCGATTTCACACGACAGGAATCAGGCCTCTtggtcctcctccagcagaagCAACGCGGCCAAATCGGCGGCCACCACCAACGACGAGTGGTCCAAAGCCGGTCAGCTGACCACCTTCAACAGCTACGCCTCGTCCGAGGACGAGGACAGGCCCGTGTCTCCGGGGAGCTTCCAGCCCTCCTTCCGGAACCAGGCCTGCGAGACCATCAAGGGCGGCGCGGGCAGCGAGAGCGAGCAGCTCAGCAGCTACGAAGAGGACAGCTTCTTCCAGACTCAGAAGAGCGGCAAGTGCGTGTCCTACAAGTTCAAGCCGGCGGCCGCCAAAGACGCCGCCGCGGGGCACCGCGGCAAGAACGGGGACGCCAAAGGGGCGTCGTCGGCGTTCTCCTCCGCCGAGTCCATGAGCGTCCCGTCCACCTCCTCGACGTCCAAGCCCGCGGACGCCACGCTGAAGAGCCAGATCaccaagaggaagaggatggtgCTGATCAAGGAGAGGAAGGCGGCCCAGACGCTCAGCGCCATCCTGCTGGCGTTCATCCTCACGTGGACGCCTTACAACATCATGGTGCTTATTTCCACCTTCTGCTCGGACTGCATCCCCCTCTCCCTGTGGCATCTCGGCTACTGGCTGTGCTACGTCAACAGCACCGTCAACCCCATGTGCTACGCCCTGTGCAACAAGACTTTCCAAAAGACCTTCCGAATGCTCTTGCTTTGCcagtggaagaagaagaggattgAGGAGAAGCTGCACTGGTACGGACAGAACCCCGTCGTTAGCTCCAAGCTAACGTGa